Within Halalkalibaculum roseum, the genomic segment ATGATAATGTGCAAGTTAATAACAGGGTCTTTCTGAAATAGTATAAATTCATTCAAGAAGAGGGAATATACAGGCAGGGGCTTGTCATTTTACGGTTTATGGCTATATTGTTAAAAATTCATTCATTACAAGTCTTGCTTTGAGCTGATCCTTGTATCTAACTTTCAAGGAATTTGGGGATTCAAGAAGTCATCCATTACCGGCGATGAAGGGAAACTGGGCGTTACCATTGGGGCTGATCCTAACCAATGATAATGTGACTGTTCTGCCGGTACGATGTCCGTTCAGCCAAAGTCGGGTAATAATGTATTTATAATGACGCATCATGGTTACTACCATGCTGATGAGAAACCATATATCACTCCATATCCAATGAATTGTGAAGAATAACCGCTGCAAATATCTAGCTTTTATCATCCCCAAAATAATGTCGGCGGTTGTTTGGACATGCCTCAGACCTCAGATCAGAGAGCAGTACATCGGTAACCGAAACAGGCCGGTTGCCATTCTGGATTACATTATACAATTGAGGATGAGCTTGTGAAACTGACTCAACAACAGCTTGAAGAAGCTCGATCCGTGTATGACATCTTCTGGAACAGCTACCAGGGCGGAGATCTCGATGCATTTTCCGCAACACTGGATGACAAGTTCGAGATGATCGGTACCTCCGAAACGGAACGATGCCATACAAAAGCCGGAGGTATTGCATTCTTTAAGCAGCAAATGGAAGAGCTCATCGGCAACGTCGAAATGAGAAACCGGCAAGTCAGTACCGCTGAGATTGACGGATTGGTTCAGATCATTGAACTCTGTGACATTTACACCCTCGCGGAGAACAACTGGTCGTTCTACTCAAAATTCAGAAGTTCAACTCTTTTAAGGGAAACTCCAGAAGGGTGGAAAATAGCTAGTCAGCATGGTTCCTTTCCGGACATAAGAGTTCAGGAAGGCGAAACCCTGGCGATCGACAAAATTCACCGGGAGAATCTGGAGCTCCGGGATGCCGTGAAGCGTCGCACCGCAGAACTCGAAAATAAAACCCGCGAACTTGAGATTGAAGCAGCCATAGAACGGGTTCGGGTTGAATCCATGGCCATGCAACACCCCGATGACCTCAATAGAGTGAACCGGGAATTGCTAAACCAACTCAATAATCTGCAGGTGGAAGGTCTGACAGGGGTAAGTATTTGGCTGATCGATAAGGATGGCATGGTTACTGCCTGGGATCTTTCCAGTCCGGGTAATATGGGTGATCCGAACAGCGCCACTGTTCGGTACAATCCTAATAAATATGATCTTCTGGGAGAACCCTGGAGGATGATTCAGGAATCAGGCGACGACTATTTTGTTCTGGATTATCCTGTAGAAAAGCTTGAGAAAGCCATTGACGAATGGAAAAAAGTAGATCCTTCAGTTGCAGCTGGCTTCAGGGAAGCATTGGCCAATGGAAAGCTGACTCATCAGTGGAATCCGATAGCCAGACATCCTCATGGTATATTGAGTATCGATCTGATTAGTCCACCTTCGGCAGATACCCGGGAAATTGTAATTAAAATGGCCGGAGCCTTCAGCCTAGCTTACCGGCGTTTTCTTGATCTCCAAAAAGCCGAAGCACAGGCTCGGGAGGCACAAATCATCGCTTCTATGGAGAGGGTACGAGCTGCTGCAATGGCCATGCATAATTCCTCGGAATTAAGCAGCGTACTTTCCACCCTCTTCGAACAATTTGATATCCTGGGTATAAATCCCAGCCATGCCGTTTTAACCCTGATCAATAAAGAGAAAAACACATTAACCTTCAGAACCACCGGTAAAAATGGTTACCGGGTTTTTGCTGAACAGGAAGTTGATTTAAATGTAGTAGATGACTGGGTTGACACCGCCGAAAAGTGGAAAAAAAGCACGCCAAATGCGGTCAATGTCAACGAATATCCGCCTGAAATCCTGCCGGATGTGTGGGAAGTCTATGGGGACATCATTTCTACCATACCCAAAAACGCCGTACCGGAAATTAAAGATTTTCCTGAGGGCCTCTTCATTACGGAAGGCTACTGCAAGTTCGGGTACATCGGCTTTGCCCATCATCGGGAGCCAACAGATGAAAAAAAAGATATTGTGAGGCGAATAGCTGCTGAATTTGGCACTTTATATCAACGCTTTCTTGACCTCCAAAAAGCGGAAGCACAGACGCGTGAGGCTGAAATACAATTAGCCCTGGAACGTGTACGGGCAAGAACCATGGCCATGCAGAAATCAGATGAGCTGGGGGATGTAATCGCTCTCATATCTGAACTGATGGAGTCCCTTCAAATACCAGTACATGACGGTGTTGCTCTTATAACATTCAATGAAGATTCAAAAGATCTGAACGAGTGGATGGCCAATGAAGGGTTTGAAACGGCCACAAACTTTCACCTTCCCTATTTTGACCATCCCGTAATTTCAAACCTTTGGAAAGCCAGAGAGCAGGGCCAAAAAGAGCTTATCCAAAGATACTCAGCCGAAGAGAACCAATCTTTTCTGAATCATATTTTTCAGCATACCGATTTCCGACATACACCGGAACCGGTAAAAGAGTATTGTATTGCCGCTGAAACGTATGCCACTACTATAGCCTTTCAAAAAAATACGGCCATCTTCATAAATGATTATTCCGGAGTGTCTCTGACGGATGCGGAGATGTCTATCCTACATCGGTTTGCAAAAGAATTTGACCAGACCTACACACGCTTCCTCGACCTCCTAAAAGCCGAAGCACAGGCCCGCGAAGCTCAGATCGAGACAGCATTGGAAAGAGTACGTTCCCGATCCATGGGAATGCAGACCAGTGCAGAGCTCCAGAACGTCGTAAAGGTAATCTTCAATCAACTGGCACAATTTAATATCAATGCAGAGCATGCCGGTATCGTCGTGGATTATAAGCCCAAAAAAGACTGGAGTTTTTGGGTGGCTGAAACACAGGATCTCCCGGCTAAAGTTACCGTTCCCTATCTGGATTCCATTTGGGATCGGCAATTCACGAAAGCAAAAAAAACCGGGACAGGATTTTTCACCACGCAGCTTAATTTTGAAGAGAAAAACAGCTTCTATAAAACGATGCTGCCCCACATTGAAGGACTTACGGAAAAGGCGACTGAATTTTATTTTAACTGCCCCGGGCTGGCTATATCTACCGCTATTGAAAAAGATATCGGGCTTTATATTGAAAACTTCACGGGCACTCCATATAACGAAGAGGAAAATGCAATCCTCAAACGTTTTGCGAAGGTATTTCAGCAAACCTACACTCGTTTCCTCGATCTGCAACGTGCCGAAGCACAGGCCCGGGAAGCCCAGATCGAGACAGCATTGGAAAGAGTACGGTCACGGTCGATGGCTATGCACCACACTTCTGAGCTGCAACAGGTGATCCATACCGTACATGAAGAGCTGCTAGGTTTAGGCATTGGTAACAATGGCGGATCTTTTATAGCTCTAAATCAGGAAATTGACCAGGAAATTCGTTGCTGGGGAGCCGGTGGAACCGCTGATACTTCGGATGAGGTGCTTATTCCTGCCTATGACAAGCCCTTTTACAACAACCTTCTTAACCGACTTAAGGGTGAACCCGGCTTTTTCACTGAAGAGTTTAATAATGAGCAGAAGAAAGAGTTTTTTAAGTTTCTTTTTGAACATGAACCCTGGTCTCAGCTGAGTGAGAAAGAGAAAAAAGAAGTCCTGTCTGCACCGGGTGGCTATACCCGATCCTGTTGTGTTGGCAAACTTGTCAGCATTTTCATCATCAATCACTTCGGTAAAAGATTTTCCGATGAAGAAAATGAGATCTTAAAACGTTTTACCAAGGTCTTTGAGCAAACCTATATCCGTTTCCTGGACCTGCAAAAAGCCGAAAAACAAACCAGAGAAGCTCAAATTGAAACCGCTTTGGAAAAAGTACGCTCCCGTTCCTTAGCCATGCATAAGAGTGAGGAGCTGATTGAAGTAGTCTCAGTTCTTTTCGAAAAATTTAAAGACCTGCAGATTCCTTTCACAGCAGTGGGTATTGCGACCAGAATTGAGGGCTCTAGAGATCTGAATGCATACGTTTGTGGAGACAATGCAGATGGTCTGGTCATCACCAATTATCGTCTGCCCTACTTTGATAATCCAATACCTATAGATTTTTACAACGCCCTCGAAAAGCAACTGGATTACTTTGTAGGATGCTATTCAAAAGAAGAAAAAGATTCTTTCTATGAATATGTGATTGAACACACTGCTGAATTCAGGCATTTACCTAAGGATATTTTAAACATGATATTCGAAAGCCCGACCTATACCATTTCAACGGTTGCAGTGAAGAATGCCGTTTTTAATATCAATGATTTTGAAGGGAAAGAATTAGCCGAGCAAAACATTGATATCATCAAGCGTTTTGCGAGGGTTTTTGATCAGGCCTATACCCGTTTTCTTGATCTTCAAAAAGCTGAAGAACAGGCCCGCGAAGCTCAGATCGAAACAGCTTTGGAAAGAGTGAGAAGCCGCACGATGGCTATGCAGCACAGTGATGAGCTCATAGAGACTTCTGAACTGATGTTTGATCAAATTAAAAATCTGGGTATCGAATTATGGTCGTGCGGGTTTAGCCTTTGGTTTGAAGATGACAGTTATTTCATAGGCTACAATACAGGGCCGGACGGAAAAATGGGGGATCCGCTAAAAATACCGCTCAACGAAGATGTCTTCTTCAAGACCATCCGGCAATCAAAACGACGGGGTGACGATTTCCTGGTATTCGAATCTGAAGGGGAATCACTGGCACAAACCTATAGCTATATGGATACACTCCCTGTGGTGGGAGAATTTATGAGAGCTATAGTTGATGCGGGCGCTGAATTGCCCCGGTATCAGGTCACACATTGTGGTTTTTTCTCGCATGGCCATCTGATGTTCATCTCACTGAACCACAATCCGGAAGCCGTCGACATTTTCAAGCGCTTTACCAACGTATTTAAACAAACCTATACCCGATTTCTTGATCTGCAGAAAGCTGAGAAACAAGCTCGGGAAGCACAAATAGAGGCTGCACTGGAGCGCGCCAGGGCTCAAAGTATGATGATGCAGCATTCGGATGAAATAAACTCTATTTCAAATGCATTTCATGAGCAACTTATCCTCCTTGGCATCCCATCTGAATTTTCCTACGTATGGCTTCCGGATGAAGCCAATCAAACCCATCAGTTTTGGGCCAGTTGGTTTGAAGAAGATGACGGTGAAGCTTCGTTGCAAAGTAAACAAGTCACCTATCCGCTCGATAAATCAGAACCCTATACAGCAGCCTGCTTTGAAGCCTGGGCAAACCCTGAAGAGGTCCTGCAAGAATTTATACCTCCGCCGGATATCGCCGGATTTTTTGACGTCTGGAAGGAGCTTTTGTCGGGAGCCGAAAAACTGAAAGCTCAATATTTTCCTGATGGTATCTACTATTCAGAAGCGTACATGCGCTATGGCTGTTTTGGGATAAATATCCGTCGCAAACTTTCGGAAGAAGAAAAAAGCATTTTAAAACGGTTTTCTAAAGAATTTGAACGTGCTTACACCCGATTTCTTGATCTGCAGAAGGCAGAAAAGCAGGCACTTCTGATTCGCGAAGAGCGCGACCGTCTTGAAATAGCTTTGAATAAACTTCATGCTACGCAGGATCAGTTGATACAGCAGGAAAAACTGGCTTCCCTGGGCCAGCTCACTGCCGGTATCGCCCATGAAATCAAAAATCCGCTCAACTTCGTGAATAACTTTTCGGATGTGAGTATTGAGTTGATTGAGGAAGCAAGAGAGGAAGTGAAAGAAATGCTGACAGCTGACAGTCAACAGCTGTCATCTATTTTGGACGACATCGAATCCAACCTTCGCAAAATCTACGAACACGGTTCACGGGCCGATGGTATTGTTAAATCGATGCTTCAGCACTCCAGAGGAGGCGACGGCAAAATGGAGCCCACCGGACTGAACGCTCTCGTTAAAGAATACGCCAATTTGGCTTTTCATGGGATGCGTGCAGGAAATAATCCGATAAATGTAGATGTTCACCTGCAGCTGGATGAGAATGTGTGTGAGATCCCTCTAGTGGCTGAGGATTTTTCGCGAGTCATTTTGAATTTGTGCAATAATGGGTTTGATGCAATGAGGGAAAAGGTGAGAGTAAACGGGGAAAAGTACAACCCAAAACTTACAGTGCGAACCAGGAAAATGGAAACCGGCACTGTAATCCAGATCGAAGATAACGGCACCGGTATTCCGGAAAGTGCAAAAGACAAAATTCTTCAACCGTTTTTTACCACAAAGAAAGGGACTCAAGGTACCGGACTAGGACTTAGTATTACCAACGATATTGTGAAGGCACACGGTGGAAACCTGGACGTTCATTCTCAACCGGGAAAAACGGTTTTTACTATTAAACTCACAACTTAAAGCATGCTAAATTTCTTCCGCACAATTCGTAAAAATCTTATAGAGCAGGCCAATGTTCGAAAGTATCTGCTCTATGCCATCGGTGAGATCCTACTAGTGGTGATAGGCATTTTGATTGCCCTGCAGTTCAACACCTGGAAAGAGGAACGTCAACATCAACTCAGTGAGCAAACTTTCTATCAGACTATTTTGGATGACTTGGAGAATGATCAAAAGAAAATGAAGCATCTCTCCACCTTTTACAAAAACAGAATTGAAAACCTGTCCTGGCTACTCAATCGGGTGAGAAACCCAGACCTGGGAGTGAAACCTGAGGAATTTGGAATACATACCGAACCGCTCTATTACAATGAATCGGCGATCAGTTTTGATGCAACTTTTGAAGCAGCCAAAAGCGGAGGAGCCTTTGAAAAATTCTCCAACAAAGAACTTTTGAAAAAATTGGTCGAATACTATTCCAATTTCAAACAAAGAGAAGATGTGCTTTCCTCCACGCTTCGATTTCTGGAAAACTCCTTTGAGCCTTTAATGGCTGCTGTCCCAAATGATTTTTTGACTGAAAAGACGTCTGATCAAGTGTTGACCAGCGATGGAAACAAAGGATTTTATACTTTGATGGAATCTATTCAGGATCAAAGAAATATAGACACACAAAAACAGATAGAGAACTTTTTACAAGAGACGGAATTTGAGTCTTACCTCATCGGAGACCTTGGACGGTCTTTCAACATGACAAGCCAATTGGAACTTCGTTCTACTCAAATAATGTCCCTTCAGGAAGAAATCAAATCTTACCTCTATGATTAGTTTTTACTTCAAATTTCGCCAAAAACTCTT encodes:
- a CDS encoding ATP-binding protein, translating into MKLTQQQLEEARSVYDIFWNSYQGGDLDAFSATLDDKFEMIGTSETERCHTKAGGIAFFKQQMEELIGNVEMRNRQVSTAEIDGLVQIIELCDIYTLAENNWSFYSKFRSSTLLRETPEGWKIASQHGSFPDIRVQEGETLAIDKIHRENLELRDAVKRRTAELENKTRELEIEAAIERVRVESMAMQHPDDLNRVNRELLNQLNNLQVEGLTGVSIWLIDKDGMVTAWDLSSPGNMGDPNSATVRYNPNKYDLLGEPWRMIQESGDDYFVLDYPVEKLEKAIDEWKKVDPSVAAGFREALANGKLTHQWNPIARHPHGILSIDLISPPSADTREIVIKMAGAFSLAYRRFLDLQKAEAQAREAQIIASMERVRAAAMAMHNSSELSSVLSTLFEQFDILGINPSHAVLTLINKEKNTLTFRTTGKNGYRVFAEQEVDLNVVDDWVDTAEKWKKSTPNAVNVNEYPPEILPDVWEVYGDIISTIPKNAVPEIKDFPEGLFITEGYCKFGYIGFAHHREPTDEKKDIVRRIAAEFGTLYQRFLDLQKAEAQTREAEIQLALERVRARTMAMQKSDELGDVIALISELMESLQIPVHDGVALITFNEDSKDLNEWMANEGFETATNFHLPYFDHPVISNLWKAREQGQKELIQRYSAEENQSFLNHIFQHTDFRHTPEPVKEYCIAAETYATTIAFQKNTAIFINDYSGVSLTDAEMSILHRFAKEFDQTYTRFLDLLKAEAQAREAQIETALERVRSRSMGMQTSAELQNVVKVIFNQLAQFNINAEHAGIVVDYKPKKDWSFWVAETQDLPAKVTVPYLDSIWDRQFTKAKKTGTGFFTTQLNFEEKNSFYKTMLPHIEGLTEKATEFYFNCPGLAISTAIEKDIGLYIENFTGTPYNEEENAILKRFAKVFQQTYTRFLDLQRAEAQAREAQIETALERVRSRSMAMHHTSELQQVIHTVHEELLGLGIGNNGGSFIALNQEIDQEIRCWGAGGTADTSDEVLIPAYDKPFYNNLLNRLKGEPGFFTEEFNNEQKKEFFKFLFEHEPWSQLSEKEKKEVLSAPGGYTRSCCVGKLVSIFIINHFGKRFSDEENEILKRFTKVFEQTYIRFLDLQKAEKQTREAQIETALEKVRSRSLAMHKSEELIEVVSVLFEKFKDLQIPFTAVGIATRIEGSRDLNAYVCGDNADGLVITNYRLPYFDNPIPIDFYNALEKQLDYFVGCYSKEEKDSFYEYVIEHTAEFRHLPKDILNMIFESPTYTISTVAVKNAVFNINDFEGKELAEQNIDIIKRFARVFDQAYTRFLDLQKAEEQAREAQIETALERVRSRTMAMQHSDELIETSELMFDQIKNLGIELWSCGFSLWFEDDSYFIGYNTGPDGKMGDPLKIPLNEDVFFKTIRQSKRRGDDFLVFESEGESLAQTYSYMDTLPVVGEFMRAIVDAGAELPRYQVTHCGFFSHGHLMFISLNHNPEAVDIFKRFTNVFKQTYTRFLDLQKAEKQAREAQIEAALERARAQSMMMQHSDEINSISNAFHEQLILLGIPSEFSYVWLPDEANQTHQFWASWFEEDDGEASLQSKQVTYPLDKSEPYTAACFEAWANPEEVLQEFIPPPDIAGFFDVWKELLSGAEKLKAQYFPDGIYYSEAYMRYGCFGINIRRKLSEEEKSILKRFSKEFERAYTRFLDLQKAEKQALLIREERDRLEIALNKLHATQDQLIQQEKLASLGQLTAGIAHEIKNPLNFVNNFSDVSIELIEEAREEVKEMLTADSQQLSSILDDIESNLRKIYEHGSRADGIVKSMLQHSRGGDGKMEPTGLNALVKEYANLAFHGMRAGNNPINVDVHLQLDENVCEIPLVAEDFSRVILNLCNNGFDAMREKVRVNGEKYNPKLTVRTRKMETGTVIQIEDNGTGIPESAKDKILQPFFTTKKGTQGTGLGLSITNDIVKAHGGNLDVHSQPGKTVFTIKLTT
- a CDS encoding DUF6090 family protein, with protein sequence MLNFFRTIRKNLIEQANVRKYLLYAIGEILLVVIGILIALQFNTWKEERQHQLSEQTFYQTILDDLENDQKKMKHLSTFYKNRIENLSWLLNRVRNPDLGVKPEEFGIHTEPLYYNESAISFDATFEAAKSGGAFEKFSNKELLKKLVEYYSNFKQREDVLSSTLRFLENSFEPLMAAVPNDFLTEKTSDQVLTSDGNKGFYTLMESIQDQRNIDTQKQIENFLQETEFESYLIGDLGRSFNMTSQLELRSTQIMSLQEEIKSYLYD